The Leishmania braziliensis MHOM/BR/75/M2904 complete genome, chromosome 9 DNA window CACGGCCCCTTCAACCACCGCTACCTCGCGCAGATCGTCTTCCAGACCGGCGTCGCGCTCGACTACTTCCACAGCGAGCTGCACCTCATGCACACAGACCTCAAGCCCGAGAACATCCTCATGGAGACCAGCGACTCCGCCGTCGACCCCGTCACCAACCGCCAGCTGCCGCCCGACCCGTGTCGCGTCCGCATCTGCGATCTCGGCGGCTGCTGTGACGAGCGGCACAGCCGCACCGCCATCGTCTCCACGCGCCACTACCGCAGCCCCGAGGTCATCCTCGGCCTTGGCTGGATGTACTCCACCGACATGTGGTCCATGGGCTGCATCATCTACGAGCTCTACACCGGCAAGCTGCTCTACGACACGCACGACAACCTCGAGCACCTGCACCTCATGGAGAAGACGCTCTGCCGTCTGCCGTCCGAGTGGGccacgcgctgcggcaccgaggaggcgcgccTGCTGTACAGCTCGACCGGCCACCTGCGGCCCTGCACTGACCCGAAGCACCTCGCCcgcgtcgcgcgcgcgcggccgGTGCGCGACGTCATTCGCGACGACCTGCTGTGCGACCTCATTCACGGTCTGTTGCACTACGACCGCCAGAAGCGCCTCAACGCGCGCCAGATGACGACGCATCCCTACGTGCTCAAATACTACCCCGAGGCGCGCCAGGCACCCAGCTACCCCGACAACCGATCCATGCTGCGCCCGCCGCCGATCATGTAGTGCCGAGGGTGCACGATCCTGGCTCTTGGAAAGCTGTCATCGCCGGCAAAATGGCAGCCACCAACCAGTCTCCTCTGTGTAACACCCACGGGCAgccttcctttttttcctccaccCTTACGTTTCCCCGTACAGACTTTGTGTTGCCTCCACCCTACTCTCTCGTTTGAGTTGAGGCGCGggcctgtgcgtgtgggtctCGTTCCTCGTCTGTGTCAGCGAGTAATCGTCGTTatcaccgcctcccctctttgtttttgcttctcaacgcgcccccccccctccccctctttccctctgcaCTCGGCTCCGGTGTCCTTCTCActtgtctccctcttttctctttcgctccccctctctctatcgcGTTCCCGTTGCGTTGATTATGTAATTATCTGTGATGGACTTGAagcagagggggggcggTACGGGTGCGCCAACCATTCGATGTGGAAGTGCCGTGCCTTCTCTGGGCTGgctgctctcccccccccccctcgctctcgctccctcGTTCGTTTCTGCTGTTGTTTCCTTGGTTGGGCTTTTTGCTTGTGTTTGCTTTGTTCTTTGTGTCCTCTGTTTCCCTTGC harbors:
- a CDS encoding putative protein kinase; translated protein: MAYVHTRLAPVTNIINNAYTTTAGAPILRKPEMTPTASTTYASSREAAVSTSHGASTNKVTATASVMVTSRGEEAAGRRSGSKRDHEASITTDQNPQVVEVMAPPPKKKKVTYALPHQNMEEGHFYVVLGEDIDVSTQRFKILSLLGEGTFGKVVESWDRKRKEYCAVKIVRNVPKYTRDAKIEIQFMEKVRQADPADRFPLMKIQRYFQNDSGHMCIVMPKYGPCLLDWIMKHGPFNHRYLAQIVFQTGVALDYFHSELHLMHTDLKPENILMETSDSAVDPVTNRQLPPDPCRVRICDLGGCCDERHSRTAIVSTRHYRSPEVILGLGWMYSTDMWSMGCIIYELYTGKLLYDTHDNLEHLHLMEKTLCRLPSEWATRCGTEEARLLYSSTGHLRPCTDPKHLARVARARPVRDVIRDDLLCDLIHGLLHYDRQKRLNARQMTTHPYVLKYYPEARQAPSYPDNRSMLRPPPIM